One Engraulis encrasicolus isolate BLACKSEA-1 chromosome 5, IST_EnEncr_1.0, whole genome shotgun sequence DNA segment encodes these proteins:
- the alg2 gene encoding alpha-1,3/1,6-mannosyltransferase ALG2, protein MVRVVFLHPDLGIGGAERLVVDAAVALRSRGCQVEIWTAHYDPTHCFSETLDPGLPVVCVGDWLPRSVCGYFHALFAYLRMIYVALYLLLFHREGFDVVFCDQVSACIPVLRLARHRKKVLFYCHFPDQLLTARRSFLKRVYRAPLDWLEETTTGMADRVLVNSRFTAGVFRQTFPRLRDVHTDVLYPSLNPVSFDIPVSKGLDELVPEGRSVVFLSINRYERKKDLPLALHAMAALRDRLGEGALWNKVHLVMAGGYDSRVLENVEHHKELRALCRSLGLEAHLTFVRSFSDMQKVNLLRQCACVLYTPANEHFGIVPVEAMYCRCPVVAVNSGGPLESVAHEETGFLCPPSPGSFSAAMERFVREPELKGVMGEAGRERVINCFSLQAFTEQLHRHILSLTTQ, encoded by the exons ATGGTGCGGGTGGTGTTCCTGCACCCCGACCTCGGCATCGGCGGGGCCGAGCGGCTGGTGGTGGACGCGGCGGTGGCCCTCCGCTCCCGCGGCTGCCAGGTGGAGATCTGGACGGCGCACTACGACCCCACGCATTGCTTCTCCGAGACGCTGGACCCCGGTCTCcccgtggtgtgtgtgggggactGGCTCCCCAGGAGCGTATGCGGCTACTTCCACGCCCTCTTTGCCTACCTGCGCATGATCTACGTGGCCCTCTACCTACTGCTCTTCCACCGTGAGGGCTTCGACGTGGTCTTTTGTGATCAG GTGTCTGCTTGCATCCCTGTGCTCCGGCTGGCGCGTCACAGGAAGAAGGTGCTGTTCTACTGCCACTTCCCCGACCAGCTCCTGACGGCGCGGCGCTCCTTCCTGAAGCGTGTCTACCGTGCGCCGCTGGACTGGCTGGAGGAGACCACCACCGGCATGGCTGACCGCGTGCTCGTCAACAGCCGCTTCACTGCCGGCGTCTTCCGCCAGACGTTCCCGCGCCTGAGGGACGTGCACACTGATGTCCTCTACCCGTCCCTCAACCCGGTGTCCTTCGACATCCCTGTCAGCAAG GGGCTAGATGAGCTGGTGCCCGAGGGTCGGAGCGTGGTGTTCCTCTCCATCAACCGCTACGAACGCAAAAAGGACCTGCCTCTGGCACTGCACGCCATGGCCGCCCTGCGAGACCGCCTGGGGGAGGGAGCGCTGTGGAACAAG GTGCACCTGGTGATGGCGGGCGGCTACGACTCGCGCGTGCTGGAGAACGTGGAGCACCACAAGGAGCTGCGGGCGCTGTGCCGCTCCCTGGGCCTGGAGGCCCACCTCACCTTCGTGCGCTCCTTCTCCGACATGCAGAAGGTCAACCTGCTGCGCCAGTGCGCCTGCGTGCTCTACACGCCCGCCAACGAGCACTTTGGCATCGTGCCCGTGGAGGCCATGTACTGCCGCTGCCCCGTGGTGGCGGTCAACTCCGGGGGCCCGCTGGAGTCCGTCGCCCACGAGGAGACGGGCTTCCTGTGCCCGCCCTCGCCCGGGAGCTTCTCGGCGGCCATGGAGAGGTTTGTCAGGGAGCCGGAGCTGAAGGGGGTGATGGGTGAGGCGGGCAGGGAGCGGGTCATCAACTGCTTCTCACTGCAGGCCTTCACCGAGCAGCTGCACAGACACATCCTCAGCCTGACCACGCAATGA
- the sec61b gene encoding protein transport protein Sec61 subunit beta, with translation MPGPAASATNVGASSRSPSKTVAPRAAGSTVRQRKATSSGTRSAGRATGAATGTGGMWRFYTEDSPGLKVGPVPVLVMSLLFIASVFMLHIWGKYTRS, from the exons ATG CCTGGCCCAGCAGCAAGTGCGACAAACGTCGGAGCGTCCAGCCGCTCTCCCAGCAAGACAGTCGCCCCCCGGGCTGCAGGGTCTACAGTCCGACAGAG GAAGGCCACAAGCAGCGGGACGCGCAGCGCAGGCAGAGCCACAGGCGCAGCCACAGGCACAGGCGGCATGTGGCGCTTCTACACCGAGGACTCACCCGGCCTTAAAGT tgGGCCCGTTCCAGTCCTGGTGATGAGTTTGCTCTTCATTGCCTCTGTCTTCATGCTGCATATCTGGGGCAAGTACACCCGATCTTGA